CGTATCCGGGTTAACAACAACTATCTGTCATCTCTACAAAAACGAAAATAAAAAATGGGAAGGAGTAATTTGTTAACAGGATCTTAACGGGGAGAAAATAAAATGTCCTGGTCAGGGATTACCCCGCCAGGACATTTTTCATGCAAATTATTTAGAACAATCCGTACAGCTGCGAATCAACCTTGGAGATGATTTCGCCCAGGTCTTCGTCGCTTTCGGGAAATTTATTTTTATCGACATTAATGATGAGCAATGGCCCTTCTTTGTACTTCTCGATCCAGTTATTGTAATATTCGTTCAGGCGTTTGAGGTAGTCGAGCCGGATATTCTCTTCGTATTCCCTGCCTCTTTTCTGAATCTGCGCTACCAGTGTAGGTACGGATGCCTGCAGATAGATCAGCAGGTCCGGTGGTTTCACCATACTTTTCAGCGTTTCAAAGAAATTGAAATAGTTATCAAAATCCCTTTTCGTCATCAGTCCCATTTCATAAAGGTTGGGCGCAAAAATGTGCGCATCCTCATAAATGGTGCGGTCCTGGATCACGGTTTCTTTTCCATGCTGAATTTCCAGCAGTTGTTTTAACCTGCCGTTGAGAAAATATACCTGGAGATTGAAAGACCAGCGGGGCATGTCTTCATAAAAATCATTCAGATAAGGATTATGCTCTACATCTTCATATTGCGGATGCCATTTGTAATGCCTGCAAAGCATTTCAGTGAGCGTAGTTTTGCCGGCGCCAATATTGCCGGCGATGGCTATATGTTTAATCTTGTTCTGTTTTGCCATGCGATGATAGGTCGTGAATACTGAAAATAGCTACAAGTAGTGACTTTTTCAATAATAATTTATACCGATAAGTTTTTTCGCCTGGTGCAAAGTCTGTGCCGCATTTGCCCTGGCCTTCTCAGCACCCGCTTTCATAATTTCCCGCAGGTATGCCGTATCCTGCTGCAAATCTTTTGCTTTCTCGCGGATAGGTGCAATGAATTTCACCATATCTTCCCCCAGTTGCGTTTTCATATCACCATAACGGATAGACCCGTTGTTATAGGCATCTTCAAAGAATTGTACGGTATCCGGTGTTGATACTAATTTCATCAACTCAATAAGATTCTGCACCGATTCCGGCATAGGTTCGCCCGGAACGCCGCTACCACTATCCGTTTTAGCTTTCTTCAATTTCTGCCGGATCTTATCATCTTCATCAGACAGGTACAGGGTAGCCATCTCATTTTCACTTTTACTCATCTTTCCTTTACCATCCAGGCTTTGCACACGCACGAGGTTATCGCCATAATTGAAGGCTACCGGTTCCGGGAACAGGTCACCATAACGATGATTAAAACGCTGCGCGAAATTTCTCGCCATTTCCAGGTGTTGGCCCTGATCCTTACCTACCGGCACTTTCACCGCACGCTGGATCAATATATCCACGCTCATCAGCACGGGGTAGGTCAGTAATCCGGCGTTTACATTTTCCGGTTGCAGGCGTACTTTATCCTTGAAGGTGGGCACTTTTTCCAGTTCGCCGACATAAGCCAGCATATTCATCAACAGGTAGAGTTCTGAAATTTCCGGTATATCACTTTGTACGTACAGGGTCACCTTTTCAGGGTCCAGGCCGGACGCAATGTTTTCCGCCAGCACCCGCATTACATTACCCGGCAGATCTTTCGGATCAGGATGGGTAGTGAGTGAATGCCAGTCTGCCACAAAAAAATAGCAGTTAAAATCCTCCTGCATCCGGATATAATTCCGGATCGCGCCAAAATAATTGCCTAAGTGCAAATAACCGGTGGGGCGGATGCCGCTCACCACAATTTCTTTTTCAGTAGCCATAACAGGGCGCAATTTAAAATATAAAGGGGAAATTATCTGAACATCACCGAAATTGTCTTTCCGGGGAATAGACAAAATTCCCACCGTTTATCCCTATTTTTGGGGTACTATCATATTTACCATTTATAATTCATTATCTTTTGATTTAATTTGATTATGGAAGTGAACGACGCCATGGTGCAACAACTGGCTGATCTGGCAAGATTGGATTTTAACGAGCAGGAAAAGGCGGATATCCGCGGAGACCTACAGCGGATGATCACTTTTGTGGAGAAGCTGAATGAGCTGGATACAACGAATGTAAAACCTTTATTACACCTGACAGATGATTATAATGTTTTCAGGGAAGATAAAGTCATCCCCTCCATCAGCAGGGAAAAAGGGTTGCAAAATGCGCCGTCAGCCACCACAGAATATTTCAAAGTGCCGAAAATCATAAAGAAATAACCCACATGCAAAAGTCCGTCATCCACCTGGAAGATATCAGAAAAAGCTATTTCCTCGGAAAAAATGAACTCCCCGTTCTCAAAGGGATTTCTCTTGACATTTTCAAGAACGAGTATGTGGCGTTGATGGGACCTTCCGGCTCCGGAAAGTCTACCCTGATGAATATCCTGGGATGCCTGGATACGCCTACCAACGGAAGGTATATCCTGAGCGGACACGATGTAAGCAAGATGGAAGATAACGCCCTGGCGAATGTACGCGGACAGGAAATTGGCTTCGTATTTCAGCAGTTCAACCTGATGCCCCGCCTCACTGCTCTCGAAAATGTGGCAGTACCGCTCATTTATGCAGGCGTAAATAAAAAGGACAGAGAAGAAAAAGCCCGCATCATGCTGGAAAGAGTGGGATTGGGCGATCGTTATAAACACAAGCCCAACGAGCTTTCCGGTGGACAATGCCAGCGTGTGGCCATTGCCCGCGCCCTGGTAAATGATCCTTCCCTGATCCTGGCAGATGAACCTACCGGTAACCTCGATTCAAAAACATCTGTAGAAATTATGGAGATCTTCGGCAGCATCCACGCTTCCGGCAACACAGTGGTACTGGTAACGCATGAGGAAGATATTGCTGATCACGCCAGACGCGTTATACGCCTGCGTGATGGCATTATAGAATCCGACAGGGTGAATGAGAAAGTAACCAGCCATATTGTAACAACTCCTTAAAAGATACCCATCCAGATGTCATTCAAGATTTACACCAAAACAGGCGATAAAGGAAAAACATCTCTTATTGGCGGAACAAAGGTTCCAAAAAGCGATGTACGCATTGATGCTTATGGTACGGTAGATGAACTCAACTCTTACATCGGCCTGGTCAATGATCATATAGCCGATCCCGATACCAAACTGCTGCTGAAAGAAATACAGGATCGTCTCTTCACCATTGGCGCCGCACTCGCCTGTGATCCCGATAAAGAAACAAAACTGAAGATACCTGACCTCCATGAAGCAGACATTACGCTGCTGGAAACCAATATAGACCGGATGAATGAAGAGCTTCCTGTCATGAAACACTTTATTCTGCCCGGCGGCCACGTAGCCGTATCTACCTGTCATGTTGCCCGCTGTATCTGTCGCCGTACAGAACGCCTTTGTGTAGGCATGCAGGAACATAATATGTTTATAGAACCACTTGTATTGAAGTATATCAACCGGCTCAGCGATTACCTGTTTGTACTGGCCCGTTGGGTAGGACATAAACTGGGTGTAGCCGAGATCCCCTGGAAACCAAGGGTGTAGAAATTTCCTTAAATTCGCGCTATGTTCACAGGAATAATAGAAATATCGGGAGAAGTAATAGCTACCAGGGAAGAAGGGAGTAACCTCGTACTGACGATAGGATCTGCTATTGCAGGCGAATTAAAGATAGACCAGAGTGTAGCCCATAACGGCGTTTGTCTGACCGTTACCAACATCGGGGACAATATTTATGAAACCGTTGCCGTAGCAGAAACCCTTCAGAAAACCAACCTCGGACAACTCACCACCGGACAACACATCAACCTGGAAAGGGCGATGGTATTCAATGGCCGCATCGACGGGCACCTGGTGCAGGGGCATGTAGACGGTGTAGGGACCTGTATTCTGCGCGAAGCACAGGATGGCAGCTGGTTGTACCGTTTCAGTTACCCATCCGGATTTGCCGGCCTTATCGTGGAAAAAGGCAGCATCTGCATGAATGGTATCAGCTTAACTGTTTTCGACGTTACCAACGATCAGTTTTCGGTGGCCATCATTCCCTATACTTACACACATACCAATGTGCAATACATACAACCAGGCACCCAGGTAAATCTGGAATTTGATATTCTCGGTAAATATGTAGCCAGGCAAATAGCGGTAAACCGGGAGGTTTTAGCTGCGAGCTGATTATAAATGGCCACACCCTGACAGCTAAACCGCTAAAACGTTCTTCTCATATGGATTTCACCCAGTCATTCCGGATACGGTACCCTATTATCATGGCTCCCATGTTCCTGGTGAGCAATGAAGCCATGGTGAAAGCCGCCATGGACAATGAAATTGCAGGTACTTTCCCCACCCTGAACTTCCGTAAGGAAGGCGAACTGAAAACGGTGCTGGAAAACCTGAACGCCTACAAAGCACAGCTCAACGGCAAACAGGGCAATTACGGGGTGAACCTTATTGTACAAAAAACCAACCCGCTGTATGTAAAACATCTGGAGGAATGTGTAAACGCCAAAGTGCCTTTCTACATTACCTCTTTGGGCAATCCCCGGGAAGTTATCAATGCGGCGCACAGCTACGGCGCCAAAGTACTCTGTGATGTGACCAATCTTCACCACGCTGCCAAAGCAGCCAAAGAAGGCTGTGATGGCTTTATTGCGGTAGCCACAGGCGCAGGCGGTCATGCCGGTCCCTACCCGATGCACATCCTGGTACCCGCCCTACAACGGGAATTTCCTGATAAATGCATCATCGCCGCCGGTGGCATTGCTACCGGTCAGCAGATAGCCAGTGCGCTGATACTAGGCGCCAAAGGGGTTTCCATCGGCACCCGGTTCATTGCCAGCAACGAAGCCACGGTAAGCAATGAATATAAACAAGCCATCGTGGATTATGGAATGGAAGATATTGTACTCACAGAAAGATTATCCGGTACACCCAGCAATATCATCAATACGCCCGCTGCAAAGAAAATAGGCTATAAACAAAACTGGATAGAAAGAATACTGAACAATAATTCCCGTACCCGCAAATATTTTAAAATGCTGGTACAACTCCGGGGGATGAAAAAGCTGGAAAACGCTATCAAACCCGGCTCCTATAAGCAGCTATGGGAAGCAGGACAGAGCGTGGAAATGGTACATGAAATCAGTAGTATTGACGATATCATTCATCGCCTGGTCGCAGAATTACAAGCAGAAATTAAAACAGTGTCTACCTGGAAGATTTAATTGGAACGGTTTTTTCTTCATCTTCTCACAAATAAATCATCTTGAAATTATATCTGCTTCTCCCGGTATTTTTTATTTCGCTGCTGGCAAACGGCCAACAGCCAAAAGTAGTGAGGATCAATGCCAGCTACGATACCACTGCCATAGCAGAATTGTATAACCGCGTACCCATCGGACTGGAACTGGTTTACAGCGACAGTTCCCGCAAACAAACCACCGGCTTCCTGCGGGGAGATTACAGGTGGAATAAACTGAATATCACCACTTCCAACGGCGCCATTCAGCAGGGGGTGCTTACTTTCAACCGGCCACAACTGGCACGGGATCATTATCGTATAACCTTTTCCGTTAGCGTGGCCAATACTGCACCGATTCAAACAACACTTACCTTACCACACTTACTGGGCATACGTTTTCATCACTATGCAGATAGTCTTAAACGCGATATCCGCTATTACTTAAATGTAGAAGGAAAATTCAGTAGTGGAAAAATATTACCGCTGGACACCACCACCCTGCGCTTCCAGACATCCGCCGGCAGAATATTGGGACAGGATTTATTGTTGGATAAAAATGATACTACGAAATCTGTAACCGTAGAAGCATGGTATAAACCTAATAAGGATATGTACCTGCGTTCTGTGATCCCCGTCAAACAAATGCCGGACCCTGAGTTGGCGCCACCGGCAAAACCATCGCGGCTAAATCATCGTCCGGGCTTTTAATTCCAGGTATTTGTTCACCACATTCAGCGTCAGATTTTCCGGCGGGCTTAATAAAGACATGATACCATATTTTGCCAGTTCTTTTACGATCAGTTTTTTATCGTAAGAAAATTTCTGCGCGATTGTTTGCTTGTAAATACCTTCTACATCATACGCCTGCTGATCGGTTATTTTCTTCAATTCCGTATTCTCAAAAAATACGACCAACAACAGGTGATAACGCGCCAGGCGGCGCAGGAAAGGCAATTGCCGTTGCAGGCTGGACATAGATTCGAAATTAGTAAACAGGATCAGCAAAGAACGCTGCGATAACCTGCTCCGTAACTGCACACTCAACGCTTCATAATCGCTTTCCTGCCACTGTGTTTCCTGTCCGTACAACGACTCCAGGATCTTATTCAGTTGTACTTTTTTATTACTGGCGGCCAGCACATCCACGTCTTGTTCTGTGAAAGTAACAAGACCCGCTTTATCGCCTTTATTCAGCGCCACACTGCTGAATACCAGCGAAGCATTGATGGCATAATCCAATAAAGAAAGACCATCAAAAGGCATCTTCATGGTA
The Chitinophaga sp. MM2321 DNA segment above includes these coding regions:
- a CDS encoding deoxynucleoside kinase; amino-acid sequence: MAKQNKIKHIAIAGNIGAGKTTLTEMLCRHYKWHPQYEDVEHNPYLNDFYEDMPRWSFNLQVYFLNGRLKQLLEIQHGKETVIQDRTIYEDAHIFAPNLYEMGLMTKRDFDNYFNFFETLKSMVKPPDLLIYLQASVPTLVAQIQKRGREYEENIRLDYLKRLNEYYNNWIEKYKEGPLLIINVDKNKFPESDEDLGEIISKVDSQLYGLF
- the trpS gene encoding tryptophan--tRNA ligase, which codes for MATEKEIVVSGIRPTGYLHLGNYFGAIRNYIRMQEDFNCYFFVADWHSLTTHPDPKDLPGNVMRVLAENIASGLDPEKVTLYVQSDIPEISELYLLMNMLAYVGELEKVPTFKDKVRLQPENVNAGLLTYPVLMSVDILIQRAVKVPVGKDQGQHLEMARNFAQRFNHRYGDLFPEPVAFNYGDNLVRVQSLDGKGKMSKSENEMATLYLSDEDDKIRQKLKKAKTDSGSGVPGEPMPESVQNLIELMKLVSTPDTVQFFEDAYNNGSIRYGDMKTQLGEDMVKFIAPIREKAKDLQQDTAYLREIMKAGAEKARANAAQTLHQAKKLIGINYY
- the gatC gene encoding Asp-tRNA(Asn)/Glu-tRNA(Gln) amidotransferase subunit GatC translates to MEVNDAMVQQLADLARLDFNEQEKADIRGDLQRMITFVEKLNELDTTNVKPLLHLTDDYNVFREDKVIPSISREKGLQNAPSATTEYFKVPKIIKK
- a CDS encoding ABC transporter ATP-binding protein, whose product is MQKSVIHLEDIRKSYFLGKNELPVLKGISLDIFKNEYVALMGPSGSGKSTLMNILGCLDTPTNGRYILSGHDVSKMEDNALANVRGQEIGFVFQQFNLMPRLTALENVAVPLIYAGVNKKDREEKARIMLERVGLGDRYKHKPNELSGGQCQRVAIARALVNDPSLILADEPTGNLDSKTSVEIMEIFGSIHASGNTVVLVTHEEDIADHARRVIRLRDGIIESDRVNEKVTSHIVTTP
- a CDS encoding cob(I)yrinic acid a,c-diamide adenosyltransferase, yielding MSFKIYTKTGDKGKTSLIGGTKVPKSDVRIDAYGTVDELNSYIGLVNDHIADPDTKLLLKEIQDRLFTIGAALACDPDKETKLKIPDLHEADITLLETNIDRMNEELPVMKHFILPGGHVAVSTCHVARCICRRTERLCVGMQEHNMFIEPLVLKYINRLSDYLFVLARWVGHKLGVAEIPWKPRV
- a CDS encoding riboflavin synthase; the protein is MFTGIIEISGEVIATREEGSNLVLTIGSAIAGELKIDQSVAHNGVCLTVTNIGDNIYETVAVAETLQKTNLGQLTTGQHINLERAMVFNGRIDGHLVQGHVDGVGTCILREAQDGSWLYRFSYPSGFAGLIVEKGSICMNGISLTVFDVTNDQFSVAIIPYTYTHTNVQYIQPGTQVNLEFDILGKYVARQIAVNREVLAAS
- a CDS encoding nitronate monooxygenase, with the translated sequence MDFTQSFRIRYPIIMAPMFLVSNEAMVKAAMDNEIAGTFPTLNFRKEGELKTVLENLNAYKAQLNGKQGNYGVNLIVQKTNPLYVKHLEECVNAKVPFYITSLGNPREVINAAHSYGAKVLCDVTNLHHAAKAAKEGCDGFIAVATGAGGHAGPYPMHILVPALQREFPDKCIIAAGGIATGQQIASALILGAKGVSIGTRFIASNEATVSNEYKQAIVDYGMEDIVLTERLSGTPSNIINTPAAKKIGYKQNWIERILNNNSRTRKYFKMLVQLRGMKKLENAIKPGSYKQLWEAGQSVEMVHEISSIDDIIHRLVAELQAEIKTVSTWKI